A stretch of the Mycobacterium sp. ITM-2016-00317 genome encodes the following:
- a CDS encoding enoyl-CoA hydratase/isomerase family protein codes for MADRPSPSAAERPAPEEIILYEKNPKTKIATITFNRPEFLNAPTSMARLRYADVLRAANADNDVKVVIIRGVGDNLGSGADLPEFMEGNDNPAVRLAELRLEDDGVGEVTYPPKGTFRNGATISSWYANSQAGNRALQDFKKISIVEAKGYCYGWHFYQCADADLVISSDDALFGHPSFRYHGWGPRMWTWVQMMGLRKFQEMVFTGRPFTAAEMYDCNFLNKVVTRDQLEAETEKYAMACARNRPVDTVFQQKMFFEIFKQQQGEYMGSLLSAFFESMGNGVANDSDEDLDMFESIDSGLSAAVNDNDSKFPPEFRLSKRNRAKD; via the coding sequence TCCGCCGCGGAGCGGCCCGCGCCTGAGGAGATCATCCTCTACGAGAAGAACCCGAAGACCAAGATCGCGACGATCACGTTCAACCGGCCCGAGTTCCTGAACGCGCCGACGTCCATGGCGCGGCTGCGGTACGCCGACGTGCTGCGGGCGGCCAACGCCGACAACGACGTCAAGGTGGTGATCATCCGCGGCGTGGGGGACAACCTGGGCAGCGGTGCGGATCTGCCGGAGTTCATGGAGGGCAACGACAATCCCGCGGTGCGACTGGCCGAACTGCGGCTGGAGGATGACGGCGTCGGTGAGGTGACCTATCCGCCGAAGGGGACGTTCCGCAACGGCGCCACCATCAGCTCCTGGTACGCCAACTCGCAGGCAGGCAACCGGGCGCTGCAGGACTTCAAGAAGATCAGCATCGTCGAGGCCAAGGGTTACTGCTACGGCTGGCACTTCTACCAGTGCGCGGACGCCGACCTGGTGATCTCCTCCGACGACGCGCTGTTCGGTCACCCGTCGTTCCGCTACCACGGCTGGGGGCCGCGGATGTGGACCTGGGTGCAGATGATGGGGCTGCGCAAGTTCCAGGAGATGGTCTTCACCGGACGGCCGTTCACCGCCGCCGAGATGTACGACTGCAACTTCCTGAACAAGGTGGTGACGCGCGACCAACTGGAGGCCGAAACCGAGAAGTACGCGATGGCCTGTGCGCGGAACCGCCCGGTGGACACCGTGTTCCAGCAGAAGATGTTCTTCGAGATCTTCAAGCAGCAGCAGGGCGAGTACATGGGCAGCCTGCTCAGCGCGTTCTTCGAGTCGATGGGCAACGGGGTGGCCAACGACAGCGACGAGGACCTCGACATGTTCGAGTCCATCGACTCCGGTCTGTCGGCGGCGGTCAACGACAACGACAGCAAGTTCCCGCCCGAGTTCCGGTTGAGCAAGCGCAACCGGGCGAAGGACTAG